The Trichoderma atroviride chromosome 5, complete sequence genome contains a region encoding:
- a CDS encoding uncharacterized protein (TransMembrane:7 (i153-172o184-202i258-286o306-332i353-371o377-398i474-495o)) produces MSSHSTEAAPRRQSSSASYNAPVAYQNLDDGTAGLPIGVEKGHSATAASPRTSRTGDGDDRRASIAETKDYDIPDEWANLDEVAATSPVENVTEASVYRHRSLEQIRSRDIEERQVRRASDAQRERDGSAQLADVEVVDEKSEQHVSRLATQIYTISYLVLFAIWGTLARVGLSALTTYPGEPVLFVVLWANFGGSLIMGFLSEDRMLFRDEWGTPTYDKLLARAKETGNGEGSSDQEEQAIDLIAAKKAHLATKKTIPLYIGLATGFCGSFTSFSSFIKDIFLALSNQMVTPELGIPGRNGGYSFMALLAVVIVTVSVSLSGLILGAHLAIALERLTPSIPYPVTRKILDPLAVLLGWGCWLGAILMAIFPPHNKWRGEILFALVFAPLGCLGRFYLSIYLNGKIASFPLGTFTANVFGTAVLGMSWDIAHARIGGLAGCQVLQGVEDGFCGCLTTISTWVAELNSLGRRHSYIYGFGSVGTALAVMIAIMGGLRWSDGFSALICVS; encoded by the coding sequence ATGTCTTCTCACAGCACAGAAGCCGCGCCGCGGCGGCAATCGAGCTCCGCGAGCTACAATGCGCCAGTCGCGTATCAAAATCTAGACGACGGCACTGCTGGGCTTCCCATTGGCGTTGAAAAGGGCCATTCAGCGACTGCAGCTTCACCCAGGACGTCGCGGACGGGAGATGGCGACGATCGACGAGCTTCTATCGCGGAGACGAAAGACTACGATATTCCGGACGAATGGGCGAATCTCGACGAAGTAGCGGCCACGAGCCCCGTGGAAAACGTCACAGAGGCCTCTGTATACCGCCACCGCAGCTTGGAACAGATACGAAGCCGTGACATTGAGGAGCGCCAAGTGCGACGGGCCAGTGACGCCCAACGGGAACGCGATGGCTCGGCGCAATTGGCTGATGTTGAAGTGGTCGATGAGAAGAGCGAACAGCACGTGTCGAGGCTGGCTACGCAGATCTATACGATATCATACCTCGTCCTGTTTGCCATTTGGGGCACTCTTGCGCGTGTTGGGCTCAGCGCATTGACCACGTATCCTGGAGAACCGGTTCTCTTCGTTGTTCTCTGGGCCAATTTCGGCGGCAGCCTCATCATGGGCTTTCTGTCCGAAGATCGGATGCTGTTCCGCGACGAATGGGGGACGCCTACCTACGATAAACTGCTTGCGCGCGCAAAAGAGACTGGGAATGGCGAAGGAAGCTCGGACCAGGAAGAGCAGGCCATTGACTTAATAGCGGCCAAGAAGGCGCATTTGGCAACGAAAAAGACTATACCGCTGTATATTGGCCTCGCTACTGGATTCTGCGGAAGCTTCACCAGCTTTTCGAGCTTCATCAAGGACATTTTCCTCGCCTTGTCAAACCAGATGGTGACGCCCGAGCTGGGAATTCCAGGCAGAAATGGAGGATACTCGTTCATGGCCCTCTTGGCAGTGGTGATTGTGACGGTGTCGGTCTCGCTCTCGGGATTGATACTCGGAGCTCATCTGGCTATTGCTCTAGAGAGATTGACGCCATCCATTCCTTATCCGGTGACTCGCAAGATTCTAGACCCCCTCGCTGTTCTGCTGGGCTGGGGATGCTGGCTCGGCGCGATTCTCATGGCAATCTTCCCACCGCACAACAAGTGGCGCGGCGAAATCTTGTTTGCGCTAGTCTTTGCGCCCTTGGGATGCCTCGGCCGATTTTACCTTTCCATCTACCTCAATGGCAAGATTGCGTCGTTTCCCCTGGGAACTTTTACGGCAAACGTTTTTGGAACTGCGGTTCTGGGCATGTCGTGGGATATCGCGCACGCGCGCATTGGAGGGCTTGCTGGATGCCAGGTGCTTCAGGGCGTTGAGGATGGATTTTGTGGATGTCTGACTACCATTTCCACGTGGGTTGCTGAGCTGAATAGTCTTGGGCGTCGTCACTCGTATATATATGGCTTTGGCAGCGTGGGGACTGCTTTGGCGGTCATGATTGCCATTATGGGAGGGCTGCGATGGAGTGATGGCTTCAGTGCTTTGATATGCGTCTCGTAA